One genomic segment of Spirochaetota bacterium includes these proteins:
- the fliG gene encoding flagellar motor switch protein FliG, with product MLQQKKSQLTGRQKAAIFLVSLGSDVSSEIFKHLREDEIEQLTFEIARLDKVEPEDRDKVLMEFQELMMAQEFIATGGIDYAREVLERALGTQKAIDIVNRLTSSLQVRPFDFIRRTDPSHLLNFIQGEHPQTIALILAYLDPQKAATILSGLNHQIQADVARRIATMDRTSPDVLREVERVLERKLSTLASEDYTSAGGIDAIVEVLTHVDRGTEKIIIEALEEEDPELAEEIKKRMFVFEDIVLLDDRAIQKVLREVDTQDLAKALKGVDAEVQEKIFRNMSKRASALLREDMDFMGPIRLRDVEEAQQKIVNIIRKLEEAGDIVVARAGEEELVV from the coding sequence ATGCTACAGCAGAAGAAATCACAGTTAACGGGCAGGCAAAAAGCTGCTATATTTCTGGTTTCCTTAGGTTCTGATGTTTCATCAGAGATTTTTAAACACCTGAGAGAAGATGAAATTGAGCAGCTTACATTTGAGATAGCCCGTTTAGATAAAGTAGAGCCTGAAGACAGGGACAAAGTCCTGATGGAATTTCAGGAATTGATGATGGCTCAGGAATTTATAGCCACAGGTGGCATTGATTATGCTCGCGAAGTACTTGAAAGAGCCTTGGGAACTCAGAAAGCTATAGATATAGTTAATCGCTTAACATCATCATTGCAGGTGAGGCCATTTGATTTTATACGGCGAACAGACCCTAGTCATCTTTTAAACTTTATTCAAGGTGAGCATCCTCAGACAATAGCATTAATTCTGGCATATTTAGACCCTCAGAAAGCGGCAACAATTCTGTCAGGATTAAACCATCAGATACAGGCTGATGTTGCACGGCGTATTGCTACCATGGACAGAACCTCACCTGATGTTTTACGTGAGGTGGAGCGTGTTTTGGAACGAAAACTATCTACTCTTGCAAGCGAAGACTATACTTCTGCCGGTGGTATTGATGCAATAGTTGAAGTTTTAACACATGTTGACCGTGGTACTGAAAAGATTATTATTGAAGCACTTGAGGAAGAAGATCCTGAACTGGCAGAAGAAATTAAGAAGCGAATGTTTGTATTTGAAGATATTGTATTGCTTGATGATAGGGCTATACAAAAGGTATTACGCGAAGTTGATACACAGGATCTTGCAAAAGCGCTGAAAGGTGTTGATGCCGAAGTACAGGAAAAAATATTCAGGAACATGTCAAAACGTGCCTCAGCGCTATTGCGTGAGGACATGGATTTTATGGGCCCAATCAGGCTAAGAGACGTTGAAGAGGCCCAGCAGAAGATAGTGAATATAATCAGAAAACTTGAAGAAGCCGGTGATATTGTAGTAGCACGTGCCGGCGAGGAGGAACTCGTTGTCTAA